The following proteins are encoded in a genomic region of Montipora foliosa isolate CH-2021 chromosome 8, ASM3666993v2, whole genome shotgun sequence:
- the LOC138013073 gene encoding organic cation transporter-like protein isoform X2, translating to MTLSVDGFLARIGSMGRFQWMLVCVVGIMMVPVTLQTLIMTFLALEPPWRCVKNSTVCNFTQEFSPSGEDPHKNFRCDITDDEWEFTNAYTSIITEWRLVCSKSSLGFLTNSIMFLGWFVGNIVFGLLSDKYGRRKVLFLSSSLVCWVAFASSFVPWYWLYTCLRFIIGFGLGGAIVCLFIMATEYVGPDHRAMAGTFTWFFWTGALMFIALLAYLIRDWRKLSMITSAPGLILFVFWMFVNAQVYFGVSLGSVMLGGNIYLNFFLTSLVEIPGNAFAIYSMNRWGRKKVVVIGLVVAAIANLIVTFIPGDGENSGFVAGRIIFAMVGKFSVMNSFDAIFVFSAELFPTVIRNLGLGTSSAAGRLGAITSPFVIWLSTYMNQLPYIIMAVDAFVAGVLCMLLPETNNEPTAETLESTPSAALLSLKKEEDEEDPPEKMTVM from the exons ATGACTCTGAGTGTTGATGGTTTTCTGGCCAGGATCGGCAGCATGGGCAGGTTCCAGTGGATGTTGGTCTGTGTTGTGGGCATAATGATGGTTCCTGTCACACTTCAAACCCTTATCATGACCTTCCTTGCTTTAGAGCCCCCTTGGAGATGTGTCAAGAACAGCACCGTTTGCAACTTCACTC AGGAGTTTAGCCCAAGTGGTGAGGATCCCCACAAGAATTTCAGATGTGATATTACTGATGACGAGTGGGAGTTTACGAATGCCTATACATCTATCATTACGGAG TGGCGTCTAGTGTGCAGCAAATCCTCACTTGGGTTCCTGACAAATTCGATCATGTTTCTGGGCTGGTTTGTTGGAAATATTGTATTTGGCCTCCTATCAGATAAATATGGCCGAAGAAAGGTCCTTTTTTTGTCCTCAAGTCTCGTGTGTTGGGTTGCATTTgcaagttcttttgttccatGGTATTGGCTGTATACTTGTTTGAGGTTCATTATTGGCTTTGGTCTGG GAGGTGCTATCGTGTGCCTTTTTATCATGGCAACTGAATATGTAGGCCCTGATCACCGGGCCATGGCAGGAACTTTCACTTGGTTCTTCTGGACTGGAGCCCTAATGTTTATAGCGCTGTTAGCTTACCTAATAAGAGACTGGAGAAAGCTTTCTATGATAACTTCTGCACCAGGACTTATTCTCTTCGTATTTTGGAT GTTTGTCAATGCCCAAGTGTACTTTGGTGTCTCTTTAGGATCTGTTATGCTGGGAGGCAACATATATCTGAATTTTTTCCTAACCTCGCTGGTCGAGATTCCTGGAAACGCCTTTGCTATCTACAGCATGAACCG TTGGGGGAGAAAAAAGGTAGTTGTTATTGGCTTAGTCGTGGCAGCCATTGCAAATCTCATCGTAACCTTTATTCCAGGCGACGGAGAGAACTCAG gaTTTGTAGCGGGCCGCATAATCTTCGCCATGGTTGGTAAATTCTCTGTAATGAACTCCTTTGACGCAATTTTTGTCTTCTCAGCGGAATTGTTTCCAACAGTTATACG AAATCTTGGACTTGGCACGTCCTCTGCTGCCGGTAGGCTTGGTGCAATAACTTCCCCTTTTGTCATCTGGCTG AGTACCTACATGAATCAGTTGCCTTATATCATCATGGCCGTTGATGCTTTTGTAGCGGGCGTTCTCTGTATGCTGCTTCCTGAAACAAATAACGAACCAACAGCCGAGACACTGGAAAGTACCCCTTCCGCCGCCTtactttcactgaaaaaagaggAAGACGAAGAAGATCCTCCGGAAAAAATGACTGTCATGTAA
- the LOC138013073 gene encoding organic cation transporter protein-like isoform X1 — translation MTLSVDGFLARIGSMGRFQWMLVCVVGIMMVPVTLQTLIMTFLALEPPWRCVKNSTVCNFTQEFSPSGEDPHKNFRCDITDDEWEFTNAYTSIITEWRLVCSKSSLGFLTNSIMFLGWFVGNIVFGLLSDKYGRRKVLFLSSSLVCWVAFASSFVPWYWLYTCLRFIIGFGLGGAIVCLFIMATEYVGPDHRAMAGTFTWFFWTGALMFIALLAYLIRDWRKLSMITSAPGLILFVFWIVVPESVRWLLTHEKTEEAEKVLKKVAKVNKKEMPDEGLGLPEDQRCGQRREAGFMDLFGTRSMTKKTLISWISWFVNAQVYFGVSLGSVMLGGNIYLNFFLTSLVEIPGNAFAIYSMNRWGRKKVVVIGLVVAAIANLIVTFIPGDGENSGFVAGRIIFAMVGKFSVMNSFDAIFVFSAELFPTVIRNLGLGTSSAAGRLGAITSPFVIWLSTYMNQLPYIIMAVDAFVAGVLCMLLPETNNEPTAETLESTPSAALLSLKKEEDEEDPPEKMTVM, via the exons ATGACTCTGAGTGTTGATGGTTTTCTGGCCAGGATCGGCAGCATGGGCAGGTTCCAGTGGATGTTGGTCTGTGTTGTGGGCATAATGATGGTTCCTGTCACACTTCAAACCCTTATCATGACCTTCCTTGCTTTAGAGCCCCCTTGGAGATGTGTCAAGAACAGCACCGTTTGCAACTTCACTC AGGAGTTTAGCCCAAGTGGTGAGGATCCCCACAAGAATTTCAGATGTGATATTACTGATGACGAGTGGGAGTTTACGAATGCCTATACATCTATCATTACGGAG TGGCGTCTAGTGTGCAGCAAATCCTCACTTGGGTTCCTGACAAATTCGATCATGTTTCTGGGCTGGTTTGTTGGAAATATTGTATTTGGCCTCCTATCAGATAAATATGGCCGAAGAAAGGTCCTTTTTTTGTCCTCAAGTCTCGTGTGTTGGGTTGCATTTgcaagttcttttgttccatGGTATTGGCTGTATACTTGTTTGAGGTTCATTATTGGCTTTGGTCTGG GAGGTGCTATCGTGTGCCTTTTTATCATGGCAACTGAATATGTAGGCCCTGATCACCGGGCCATGGCAGGAACTTTCACTTGGTTCTTCTGGACTGGAGCCCTAATGTTTATAGCGCTGTTAGCTTACCTAATAAGAGACTGGAGAAAGCTTTCTATGATAACTTCTGCACCAGGACTTATTCTCTTCGTATTTTGGAT AGTTGTACCTGAGTCTGTTCGCTGGCTCTTGACGCACGAGAAGACAGAGGAAGCTGAAAAGGTATTGAAAAAAGTGGCCAAAGTCAACAAGAAGGAAATGCCAGATGAAGGACTGGGTCTCCCAGAGGACCAAAGATGCGGTCAGCGCCGGGAAGCTGGATTTATGGATTTATTCGGAACGCGCTCAATGACAAAGAAGACTCTCATTTCATGGATTTCTTG GTTTGTCAATGCCCAAGTGTACTTTGGTGTCTCTTTAGGATCTGTTATGCTGGGAGGCAACATATATCTGAATTTTTTCCTAACCTCGCTGGTCGAGATTCCTGGAAACGCCTTTGCTATCTACAGCATGAACCG TTGGGGGAGAAAAAAGGTAGTTGTTATTGGCTTAGTCGTGGCAGCCATTGCAAATCTCATCGTAACCTTTATTCCAGGCGACGGAGAGAACTCAG gaTTTGTAGCGGGCCGCATAATCTTCGCCATGGTTGGTAAATTCTCTGTAATGAACTCCTTTGACGCAATTTTTGTCTTCTCAGCGGAATTGTTTCCAACAGTTATACG AAATCTTGGACTTGGCACGTCCTCTGCTGCCGGTAGGCTTGGTGCAATAACTTCCCCTTTTGTCATCTGGCTG AGTACCTACATGAATCAGTTGCCTTATATCATCATGGCCGTTGATGCTTTTGTAGCGGGCGTTCTCTGTATGCTGCTTCCTGAAACAAATAACGAACCAACAGCCGAGACACTGGAAAGTACCCCTTCCGCCGCCTtactttcactgaaaaaagaggAAGACGAAGAAGATCCTCCGGAAAAAATGACTGTCATGTAA